A genomic window from Pecten maximus unplaced genomic scaffold, xPecMax1.1, whole genome shotgun sequence includes:
- the LOC117319866 gene encoding aspartyl aminopeptidase-like has protein sequence MGLLFINVVIFFSSIEHDTNFIFSESEQGYVVKFNANQRYATTAITTAILREVAKAAGVPLQDFVVKNDSPCGSTIGPIMSAKLGMPTIDIGAPQLSMHSIREMCCTSSIYQGVQLFQGFFENYPRVFASMNM, from the exons atgggcctcttgtttatcaATGTTGTCATTTTCTTCAGCAGTATAGAACAtgatacaaattttatattttctgaaTCTGAACAGGGGTATGTGGTAAAGTTCAATGCTAACCAGCGCTATGCAACCACAGCCATCACCACCGCTATTCTAAGGGAGGTGGCCAAGGCCGCTGGAGTACCATTACAG GATTTTGTAGTGAAGAATGACTCGCCATGTGGTTCAACCATTGGTCCTATCATGTCTGCCAAACTAGGGATGCCAACCATTGATATTGGGGCTCCTCAGCTTAGCATGCATTCTATCCGTGAGATGTGTTGTACCTCTAGTATCTACCAGGGTGTCCAGCTGTTCCAG GGATTTTTTGAGAACTATCCTCGAGTGTTTGCCTCGATGAACATGTGA